One region of Babylonia areolata isolate BAREFJ2019XMU chromosome 29, ASM4173473v1, whole genome shotgun sequence genomic DNA includes:
- the LOC143274777 gene encoding E3 ubiquitin/ISG15 ligase TRIM25-like — MAAKLIDDDLECPVCHDDFQDPKILPCTHLVCRKCIISWLSKEGSQGGCPLCRVMILPSLPTDRSKFHSLVDGLPTDLVVQASIESRKLLNSPHVCSPCDDKIAASAYCLQCNMKLCRDCAKYHKKIPSLQSHVVEGLDTLTAERLAGTCRMMCQNHPDRLVELYCSSHQELICMLCFPTNHRDCPEVKAVGDVAHQKRAELKKRAAKLLKEEAKMASQIHASKNEYKGIHKKVEDVFKELQCLLCNRRLEVVMAIQEEEEAYLASLSRLERERASVKAHAETVKNLALSAANDALLGMMGKLTSRLEGLEQSVGARDLMKPSVSVAFSSQQLRQVKKCIAGLGQIQRKEKREPGKSAGLSATASPPGHVLANMAAMPQSAAASTCFTGAKIFKIGTRVKRSAQWRSGEDDGRGPGMVVGPLSLPHLDLALNIVKVKWDKTRQTHEHATYELELW; from the exons aTGGCAGCCAAGCTGATCGACGATGACCTGGAGTGCCCGGTGTGTCATGACGACTTCCAGGACCCCAAAATCCTGCCCTGCACTCACCTGGTGTGTCGGAAATGTATCATCAGCTGGCTGAGCAAGGAGGGGTCGCAGGGCGGCTGCCCTCTGTGTCGCGTCATGATCCTGCCCTCCCTTCCCACCGACCGCAGCAAGTTCCACAGCCTTGTGGACGGCCTGCCCACAGACCTCGTGGTCCAGGCATCCATCGAGAGTCGGAAGCTGTTAAACTCTCCGCACGTCTGTTCACCGTGCGATGACAAAATCGCCGCTTCCGCTTACTGCCTCCAGTGCAACATGAAACTGTGTCGGGACTGCGCCAAGTATCACAAGAAAATCCCGTCCCTTCAGAGTCACGTTGTGGAGGGCCTGGACACACTGACAGCTGAGCGACTGGCGGGCACCTGTCGCATGATGTGCCAGAACCATCCTGATAGGCTGGTGGAGTTGTACTGCTCCTCCCACCAGGAGCTCATCTGCATGCTGTGCTTCCCGACCAATCACCGCGACTGTCCCGAGGTGAAGGCGGTGGGGGACGTGGCTCACCAGAAGAGGGCGGAGCTGAAGAAAAGGGCTGCCAAACTTCTGAAGGAGGAGGCCAAGATGGCATCTCAG ATCCACGCGTCCAAAAACGAGTACAAGGGCATCCACAAGAAGGTGGAGGACGTCTTCAAAGAGCTGCAGTGCCTCCTGTGCAACCGGCGCCTGGAGGTGGTCATGGCgatccaggaggaagaggaggcataCCTGGCCTCGCTGTCCAGGCTGGAGAGGGAGCGAGCGTCTGTGAAGGCCCACGCAGAAACGGTGAAGAACCTGGCTCTGTCCGCGGCCAACGATGCCCTGCTGGGCATGATGGGAAAGTTGACGTCACGGCTGGAAGGTCTGGAGCAGTCGGTGGGTGCCAGGGATCTGATGAAGCCCTCTGTGTCCGTCGCCTTCAGCTCTCAGcagctgaggcaggtcaagaagtGCATCGCTGGCCTGG GACAGAtccagaggaaggaaaagagagagccaGGCAAGTCGGCCGGCCTGAGTGCCACGGCCAGTCCTCCTGGCCATGTTCTGGCCAACATGGCGGCCATGCCTCAGTCTGCTGCAGCCAGCACCTGCTTCACTGGGGCCAAGATCTTCAAGATCGGCACCAGGGTGAAACGCAGCGCCCAGTGGAGAAGTGGAGAGGAT GATGGCCGGGGACCAGGTATGGTGGTGGgacccctctccctgcctcaccTGGACCTGGCCCTCAACATCGTCAAGGTCAAGTGGGACAAGACCAGGCAGACGCATGAGCACGCCACCTATGAGCTGGAGCTCTGGTGA
- the LOC143274669 gene encoding endoplasmic reticulum resident protein 29-like → MPELRSSNFMTNNSTCRDCKIVTMRIGKDKSSDPFLVPLAVQAKILAKYQAVLIKFDVAYPYGNEHNVFKKVAEASKVQPELMVAEVHIADYGDLNNADLAKRYRIRKDDLPVYKMFLQGNRDPVRFTGNEEDLEEIKKFIRDTSGLWLGMPGTVEQLDKLTDEFFKVDVQKRRETMDSIEAEARKLTSEDDKRAAKVYVKLMWKIVERGIDDVTFEKKRVQRLMEEERLSDKKRADLTKTLNIIEVFETHVKDLRGKLLNKDEF, encoded by the exons ATGCCGGAACTGAGGTCAAGCAATTTCATGACCAATAATTCTACGTGCCGCGACTGCAAGATTGTGACCATGCGGATCGGCAAAGACA AGAGCTCAGATCCGTTTTTGGTTCCGCTGGCCGTGCAGGCAAag atCCTGGCCAAGTACCAGGCCGTGCTGATCAAGTTTGACGTGGCCTATCCCTATGGCAACGAGCACAACGTCTTCAAGAAAGTGGCGGAGGCCTCCAAGGTCCAGCCTGAACTCATGGTGGCTGAGGTGCACATCGCag ACTACGGGGACCTGAACAACGCGGACCTGGCCAAGCGCTACAGGATCCGGAAGGATGACCTGCCTGTCTACAAGATGTTCCTGCAGGGGAACAGGGACCCCGTCAGGTTCACGGGCAACGAGGAGGATCTGGAGGAGATCAAGAAGTTCATCAGAGacacttcag GGCTGTGGCTGGGGATGCCAGGCACAGTGGAACAGCTGGACAAGCTGACGGACGAGTTCTTCAAGGTGGACGTCCAGAAGCGCCGTGAAACCATGGACAGCATCGAGGCGGAGGCCCGCAAGCTGACCAGTGAGGACGACAAGCGGGCCGCCAAGGTCTACGTCAAGCTCATGTGGAAAATCGTGGAACGAGGCATCGACGACGTCACGTTCGAGAAGAAGCGCGTGCAGAGgctgatggaggaggagagactGAGCGACAAAAAGCGCGCGGACCTCACCAAGACCCTCAACATCATTGAGGTCTTTGAGACGCATGTCAAGGACCTTCGGGGCAAACTCCTCAACAAAGATGAGTTTTGA